The following are from one region of the Siniperca chuatsi isolate FFG_IHB_CAS linkage group LG21, ASM2008510v1, whole genome shotgun sequence genome:
- the LOC122869366 gene encoding peroxisomal membrane protein PMP34: MSDNGGLAVGLLSYETLVHAVAGAMGSVTAMTVFFPLDTAKSRLQVDEKRKSNSTPIILAEIAKEEGLQSLYRGWLPVISSLCCSNFVYFYTFNTLKKLTASGPGKSSPSKDLLMGVVSGVVNVILTTPMWVVNTRLKLQGAKFRNEDLQQTQYRGIFDAFSQIIANEGVGTLWNGTLPSLILVLNPAVQFMFYEALKRKAGRGGKKISSAEIFLIGAIAKAIATTVTYPLQTVQAILRFGQYKGDGRGGVIGSLSNIFSLLMDRIKRYGVLGLYKGLEAKLLQTVLTAALMFVVYEKITAATFKVMGLNKKLKQ, translated from the exons ATGTCCGACAACGGTGGCTTGGCTGTCGGCCTTCTGTCTTACGAGACGCTGGTTCACGCTGTGGCAGGTGCAATG GGGAGTGTGACAGCCATGACCGTCTTCTTTCCTTTGGACACAGCCAAAAGCAGACTGCAAG tggaTGAGAAGCGAAAATCTAACTCTACCCCCATCATCCTGGCTGAGATAGCAAAGGAAGAAGGCCt TCAGTCTCTGTACAGAGGCTGGTTACCAGTCATCTCCAGCCTCTGCTGCTCCAACTTTGTCTACTTCTACACCTTCAACACGCTGAAGAAGCTGACGGCATCCGGTCCAGGCAAGTCCAGCCCCAGCAAAGACCTGCTCATGGGGGTCGTATcag GGGTGGTGAATGTGATTCTGACCACTCCCATGTGGGTGGTCAACACTCGACTGAAGCTGCAGGGAGCAAAGTTCAGAAACGAAGACCTCCAGCAGACCCAGTACAGGGGCATATTTG ATGCTTTCTCACAGATCATAGCCAATGAGGGTGTAGGAACTCTGTGGAACGGCACTCTGCCCTCTCTCATCCTCGTCCTCAACCCGGCCGTACAGTTCATGTTTTATGAGGCCTTGAAGAGGAaggcagggagaggagggaagaag ATATCCTCAGCAGAGATCTTTCTCATTGGAGCCATTGCCAAGGCCATTGCTACCACTGTGACATATCCTCTTCAGACAGTTCAGGCCATCCTGAGG TTCGGCCAGTACAAAGGTGATGGCAGGGGTGGTGTGATCGGAAGCCTCTCAAACATTTTCTCCCTGCTCATGGACAGAATCAA GAGGTATGGTGTTCTTGGTTTGTACAAAGGCCTGGAGGCCAAGCTGCTACAGACAGTGCTGACGGCTGCTCTCATGTTTGTTGTGTACGAGAAGATCACTGCTGCGACCTTCAAAGTCATGGGCCTGAATAAGAAACTGAAGCAGTGA